CGGATATCAAACACTGTTGGTTGGGTGAATAAATTGAATGCTAAGAAAATAAGCACAGTTGAAAAAGGAGTATATCAATGGGTTTAGTATTTGGGTTTTTGTTGATATGTCTTGCTATATGGTGGTTTGATGGACAAATATCAATTGTCAGTAGAGCTGAAGATAGCGGAAACTTTTTTGTTGGGATGATAGGTGCCATGATCGGAGGTTTTTTGTTTCGAGGTGTTGATCTTACTGTAAGAGGGGTGATGTTCAGCATCTTAGCCATTGGCACTGCCATATCGTTCATAGAGTCTCATCAAATTAAGAACCTTTCACGAACAATCCGGGTGATCTAATAATAATTAATCATCATCAAAAAATTTGCTTTCAAAACAATAAAGGAGAAAAACATGACTGATAAAAACTACTTCCAAAAATTAACCGATCAGCTGAATCAATGGAATGATGAAATTGGCAAATTGAAAATCAAGGTCGGTAAAGCCGGGGCAGAATCCAAAATCGCACTTCTCAATCAAATCGACGAATTAAGCGCGATTACCAAGTCCGCTCAGGACATGCTCAAACAATATCCGGAAACCGGTGAGCAAGCATGGGATAAGATGAAGACCAGATTTGAAAATGGCTGGATGGAA
The window above is part of the Calditrichia bacterium genome. Proteins encoded here:
- a CDS encoding GlsB/YeaQ/YmgE family stress response membrane protein produces the protein MGLVFGFLLICLAIWWFDGQISIVSRAEDSGNFFVGMIGAMIGGFLFRGVDLTVRGVMFSILAIGTAISFIESHQIKNLSRTIRVI